Proteins encoded within one genomic window of Lactococcus garvieae:
- the murG gene encoding undecaprenyldiphospho-muramoylpentapeptide beta-N-acetylglucosaminyltransferase produces MRIIVTGGGTGGHIYPALSFINHLRKLEPDSEILYVGTKRGLENKIVPAAGVAFKTVDVQGFRRSLSLNNFKTVYKFLKSTSDAKKIIKDFQPDVVIGTGGYVAGPVLYAAAKLKVPTIVHEQNSIPGITNKFLSKYVDRVAVAFEAARPYFPKEKTVFAGNPRAQEVATLKATDILETEYKLNKDKKTVVIFGGSRGAQTINEAVKAALPKFAEEDYQVVYASGQIYFDEDHAEFAQYDTTENIAIRPYISNMLEVLASSDLILCRAGATTIAEITALGLPTLFVPSPNVTADHQTKNAQALVDIGAAKMIRDAELTAEKMLASISEIFSDEALYQAMSSASKKAGVPDASDRLYKLVKEIKK; encoded by the coding sequence ATGAGAATTATTGTAACGGGGGGAGGCACAGGAGGTCATATTTATCCTGCCTTGTCCTTTATTAATCATCTGAGAAAACTTGAACCCGATTCTGAAATTCTCTATGTGGGTACAAAACGTGGCCTCGAAAATAAAATCGTTCCTGCTGCAGGTGTCGCCTTTAAAACAGTGGATGTACAAGGCTTTCGTCGTAGTCTCTCTCTAAATAACTTTAAGACAGTTTACAAGTTTTTGAAATCAACATCTGATGCTAAGAAAATTATCAAAGACTTTCAACCAGATGTGGTTATTGGAACAGGAGGCTATGTAGCAGGTCCTGTACTTTATGCAGCAGCTAAGCTAAAGGTGCCAACTATTGTCCATGAACAAAATTCTATTCCAGGAATTACTAATAAATTCTTAAGTAAGTATGTGGATAGAGTAGCTGTAGCATTTGAAGCAGCTCGACCTTATTTTCCAAAAGAAAAGACTGTTTTTGCAGGTAATCCGCGTGCCCAAGAAGTTGCTACACTAAAAGCTACGGATATTTTAGAAACAGAATACAAGCTCAACAAAGATAAAAAAACAGTAGTAATTTTTGGGGGATCTCGTGGTGCTCAAACCATCAATGAAGCTGTTAAAGCAGCTCTCCCTAAATTTGCAGAAGAAGATTATCAAGTTGTTTATGCTTCTGGACAAATTTATTTTGATGAAGATCATGCTGAGTTTGCTCAATATGATACAACTGAAAATATCGCCATTCGCCCCTATATTTCAAATATGCTTGAAGTGTTAGCATCATCAGACTTGATTCTATGCCGTGCGGGAGCGACTACGATTGCTGAGATTACAGCTCTTGGTCTTCCGACCCTGTTTGTTCCTAGTCCTAACGTCACAGCAGATCACCAAACCAAAAATGCCCAAGCTCTTGTGGATATCGGCGCAGCTAAGATGATTAGAGATGCAGAGCTTACAGCAGAGAAAATGCTTGCAAGTATCTCAGAGATATTCTCTGATGAAGCACTTTATCAAGCCATGTCATCAGCCAGCAAAAAAGCAGGTGTACCTGATGCAAGCGATCGACTTTATAAACTTGTGAAAGAAATTAAAAAATAA
- a CDS encoding cell division protein FtsQ/DivIB, whose amino-acid sequence MSEENLTPWQKKNLEYQRRKAAESKEESEEPKKRKFLNKKENKKVEPDNEQEEVTQNLESDAMEESETSEWSNSDDFAEDNEPEEEAKPSIFDGSFEVFKQMWPVLFITIFLFLTSVYAVSPISKIGTFTVSGNQNESFESIVKASKLRPTDRIYGVLRNRRGIENSIVQQFPRVKSVNLHISFPNNVEAKVTEFQKVAYVEQKGKTYQVLENGYILSNQAISKDKLTKLPILKSFSDQEVKTFITAYMKLKPEIRNLITTVSKAPTKATKDFIALDMSDGNQVRVSLSQISDKLPYYTNVAKQLQAPQVIDMEAGIYAKPKEEYLNDLKNPEAAKKATDNTTEAAATE is encoded by the coding sequence ATGAGTGAAGAAAACCTTACGCCTTGGCAAAAGAAAAATCTTGAATATCAGCGCCGAAAAGCGGCTGAAAGTAAAGAAGAATCTGAGGAACCCAAAAAACGGAAGTTTTTAAATAAAAAAGAAAACAAAAAAGTAGAACCTGATAATGAACAGGAAGAAGTCACTCAGAATCTAGAATCTGATGCGATGGAAGAGAGTGAAACATCGGAATGGAGTAATTCTGATGATTTTGCTGAGGACAATGAACCTGAAGAGGAAGCAAAACCCTCTATCTTTGATGGGAGCTTTGAAGTTTTTAAACAGATGTGGCCTGTTCTGTTCATTACTATTTTTCTGTTTCTTACATCGGTCTATGCTGTTTCACCTATCAGTAAGATTGGAACATTTACTGTCTCAGGAAACCAAAATGAGTCATTTGAATCAATCGTAAAAGCTTCAAAACTTAGGCCTACAGATAGAATATATGGAGTACTTAGAAACCGAAGAGGGATTGAGAACAGCATTGTTCAACAATTCCCTCGTGTGAAATCAGTGAATTTACATATTTCTTTTCCTAATAATGTCGAAGCAAAAGTGACAGAGTTTCAAAAGGTTGCTTATGTTGAACAAAAAGGAAAAACTTATCAAGTTTTGGAAAATGGTTATATTTTAAGTAATCAAGCAATTTCCAAAGACAAACTTACGAAATTACCGATCTTAAAGAGTTTTTCAGATCAAGAAGTAAAAACCTTTATAACGGCTTATATGAAGCTCAAGCCCGAAATACGGAACCTTATTACTACTGTAAGCAAGGCGCCGACTAAAGCCACGAAAGACTTTATCGCTTTAGACATGTCAGATGGCAACCAGGTTAGAGTTTCCTTGAGTCAAATATCAGATAAACTTCCTTACTATACCAATGTCGCAAAGCAACTTCAAGCTCCGCAAGTCATTGATATGGAAGCAGGAATTTATGCAAAACCTAAAGAAGAATATCTCAATGATTTGAAAAATCCTGAAGCTGCTAAAAAAGCAACAGATAATACAACTGAAGCTGCCGCTACAGAATAA
- a CDS encoding amino acid ABC transporter ATP-binding protein yields the protein MPVQIEVTDLHKTYGKNEVLKGISAKFNKGDVVCIIGPSGSGKSTFLRTLNGLEDATSGDVIINGYNLTDKNTDINLVRQHVGMVFQHFNLFPNMTVLENIMYAPVELKKLTKAEAKEKALRLLDEVGLGEKKDTMPEMLSGGQKQRVAIARALAMDPDVMLFDEPTSALDPEMVGDVLDLMRRIADDGMTMLIVTHEMGFARKVANRVMFTDAGVILEDGKPEELFENPQHPRLQDFLSKVLNV from the coding sequence ATGCCTGTACAAATCGAAGTTACAGATCTTCATAAAACATATGGTAAAAACGAGGTCCTTAAAGGTATCTCCGCAAAATTCAACAAAGGAGATGTTGTTTGTATCATAGGTCCTTCTGGTTCTGGTAAATCAACATTCCTCCGTACATTAAACGGCCTAGAAGATGCAACTAGTGGTGATGTTATCATCAACGGTTACAACCTTACAGATAAAAATACAGATATTAACTTGGTTCGCCAACACGTCGGAATGGTTTTCCAACACTTTAACCTTTTCCCTAATATGACTGTTTTAGAAAATATCATGTACGCTCCTGTTGAACTTAAAAAGTTAACAAAAGCTGAAGCAAAAGAAAAAGCTCTTCGCTTACTTGATGAGGTTGGTCTCGGAGAGAAAAAAGATACAATGCCTGAAATGCTTTCAGGTGGTCAAAAACAACGGGTAGCTATTGCACGAGCACTTGCTATGGATCCAGATGTAATGCTCTTTGATGAGCCCACATCTGCATTGGACCCTGAAATGGTTGGAGATGTTCTGGACCTTATGCGTCGTATTGCTGATGATGGCATGACAATGCTCATCGTAACACACGAAATGGGCTTTGCACGCAAAGTTGCTAACCGTGTCATGTTTACAGATGCTGGCGTAATTCTCGAAGATGGTAAACCAGAAGAACTCTTTGAAAATCCACAACATCCACGTCTACAAGATTTCTTATCAAAAGTATTGAATGTTTAA
- a CDS encoding amino acid ABC transporter substrate-binding protein/permease, with product MKKLFLTLSLIFATITGISYATATNVSAQETVRIASDNAYAPFEFQDSDKNWVGIDVDIMKEVAKINDWKLEMSFPGFDAALQNLKAGKADAVIAGMTITDERKQIFDVSDPYYTSAITLATTKSSTLKSYDELKGKAVGAKKGTASYDWLQKNQDKYGYTIKTYSDGVHMFASLAAGNIVGAMDEAPVISYAINQGQDLAIHLPSFSLPGGYGFAVMKGQKPQLIEGFNKALTQMKANGDYDKIVQKYTGGKKATPKKDVYTIASDNSFAPFEFQNTDKKFTGIDVDLLNAIAKQQGFKIKWNHVGFQPAVDSVQAGHADAMMSGMTITEERKKVFDFGDAYFDSNLTLAVPKTNDDIKKWEDLKGKQVGAKKGTAGYDYLSKNESKYGYTLKTFTDATPMYSSLNNGSIQAIMDDEPVVKYAIKQGQEFKTPFETVPTGQYGFAVKKGTNPELIEMFNNGLSSLRASGQYQEIVDKYLASKTETTTESNTESTMLGILKNNWKQLGKGLWITIQLALVSFVLAMIVGVIFGLFSASPSPALRTISRIYVDLNRSIPLLVLTIFIFYGIPNMLQLLTGHQSPLNEFTAGVIALTLNESAYIAEIVRGGIAAVPTGQMEASRSLGIPYVKTMQKVILPQAVKITIPSLINQFIITLKDTTLVSVIGLVELLQAGQIIVARNFQAFRVYGLIGLIYMIVLLLLMWVGRRIEQKMK from the coding sequence ATGAAGAAATTATTCCTTACATTATCTTTAATATTTGCCACGATTACTGGTATATCCTACGCTACTGCAACAAATGTTAGCGCTCAGGAAACTGTACGTATTGCAAGCGATAATGCTTATGCCCCATTTGAATTTCAAGATTCAGATAAAAACTGGGTAGGTATCGATGTAGATATCATGAAGGAAGTTGCTAAGATCAATGATTGGAAACTTGAAATGTCCTTTCCTGGGTTCGACGCAGCGCTTCAAAACTTAAAGGCTGGTAAAGCCGACGCTGTCATTGCCGGAATGACAATTACTGATGAACGTAAACAAATTTTTGACGTTTCAGACCCTTATTACACTTCAGCTATTACTTTAGCTACTACGAAGTCTTCTACCCTTAAGAGCTATGATGAGCTCAAGGGTAAAGCAGTTGGTGCTAAAAAAGGTACTGCTTCTTATGATTGGTTACAAAAAAATCAAGATAAATATGGTTATACAATCAAAACCTATTCTGATGGTGTTCATATGTTCGCTTCTTTGGCTGCTGGGAATATCGTTGGAGCGATGGATGAAGCTCCTGTCATTTCTTATGCCATCAATCAAGGGCAAGACTTGGCAATTCATCTTCCATCATTCTCGCTTCCTGGAGGTTATGGTTTTGCGGTAATGAAAGGTCAAAAACCTCAATTAATTGAAGGCTTTAATAAAGCTCTTACGCAAATGAAAGCTAACGGCGATTATGATAAAATCGTTCAAAAATACACAGGTGGTAAAAAAGCTACACCTAAAAAAGATGTTTATACTATTGCTTCTGACAATAGTTTCGCTCCTTTTGAATTCCAAAATACAGATAAAAAGTTTACTGGGATTGATGTTGACTTACTTAATGCCATTGCTAAACAACAAGGTTTCAAAATTAAATGGAACCATGTTGGTTTCCAACCTGCCGTAGATTCTGTCCAAGCAGGACATGCTGACGCAATGATGTCAGGTATGACTATTACAGAGGAACGTAAAAAAGTATTCGACTTTGGTGATGCTTATTTCGACTCTAATCTCACACTCGCTGTTCCTAAAACAAACGACGATATTAAAAAATGGGAAGACTTAAAAGGAAAACAAGTCGGAGCCAAAAAGGGAACTGCTGGTTATGATTACTTATCAAAAAATGAAAGTAAGTATGGCTACACTTTAAAAACCTTTACTGATGCTACTCCAATGTACTCTTCATTGAATAATGGTTCAATTCAAGCCATTATGGATGATGAGCCTGTTGTTAAGTATGCCATTAAACAAGGGCAAGAATTCAAAACTCCTTTTGAAACTGTCCCAACTGGTCAATATGGTTTCGCTGTGAAAAAAGGGACAAACCCAGAGTTGATTGAAATGTTCAACAATGGATTATCTTCACTACGCGCTAGTGGACAGTATCAAGAAATCGTTGATAAATATTTAGCTTCAAAAACTGAAACAACTACAGAATCAAATACTGAAAGTACAATGCTTGGTATTTTGAAAAACAACTGGAAACAATTAGGTAAAGGACTTTGGATTACAATTCAACTTGCTTTAGTTTCATTTGTTTTAGCAATGATTGTTGGTGTCATCTTTGGTCTTTTCTCAGCCAGCCCATCACCAGCTCTACGTACCATTTCACGTATCTATGTGGACCTTAACCGCTCAATTCCACTTTTGGTATTAACCATTTTCATTTTCTATGGTATTCCAAATATGCTCCAACTCCTCACAGGACATCAGAGCCCTCTGAATGAGTTTACAGCCGGTGTGATTGCCTTGACCCTTAATGAATCAGCCTACATTGCCGAAATCGTCCGTGGAGGTATCGCTGCGGTACCAACCGGACAAATGGAAGCCAGCCGTTCACTCGGTATTCCTTATGTGAAGACAATGCAAAAGGTAATCTTACCACAAGCTGTTAAGATTACAATTCCTAGCTTGATTAACCAATTTATCATTACACTTAAAGATACAACTTTGGTATCTGTTATCGGATTGGTTGAACTCTTACAAGCTGGTCAAATCATCGTTGCCCGTAACTTCCAAGCCTTCCGTGTTTACGGTTTGATTGGTTTGATTTACATGATTGTTCTACTTCTTTTGATGTGGGTAGGACGTCGCATCGAACAAAAAATGAAATAA
- a CDS encoding VTT domain-containing protein: protein MFTTLSMFGFFNDWISGFLNAPGAHIWVYVLLGAIIFIETGLVIFPFLPGDSILFFVGSMAALYPTKLSMPLLILTMGALAFLANLLNYEIGRKFGDVIPRHRTLSKFLKPEYIEEAEQFFEKWGSWAIFLGRFMPIIRTVVPFTAGTSRMPHKKFVFYNFLGGFAWVTVALGAGFLFGQVPFIKKNFELVMLAIVAVSLLPAVLGLAKRYLAARKAA from the coding sequence ATGTTTACAACACTTTCGATGTTTGGCTTTTTCAATGACTGGATTTCTGGTTTTTTGAATGCGCCAGGCGCACATATCTGGGTTTATGTTCTTTTGGGAGCCATTATCTTTATTGAAACGGGCTTAGTTATCTTCCCATTTTTACCTGGAGATTCTATCCTCTTCTTTGTCGGATCCATGGCTGCCTTGTATCCAACTAAATTATCAATGCCCTTGTTGATTTTGACGATGGGAGCATTAGCTTTCTTGGCTAATCTTTTGAATTATGAGATTGGCCGGAAGTTTGGAGATGTAATTCCTCGGCACAGAACTTTATCAAAATTCTTAAAACCAGAATATATTGAAGAAGCAGAGCAATTTTTTGAGAAATGGGGCTCATGGGCAATCTTCTTGGGACGTTTTATGCCAATCATTCGGACAGTTGTTCCATTTACAGCAGGAACAAGTCGTATGCCACATAAGAAGTTTGTCTTCTACAATTTCCTAGGTGGTTTTGCTTGGGTGACGGTCGCTTTAGGGGCAGGTTTTCTCTTTGGGCAAGTACCCTTCATCAAGAAAAACTTTGAGCTAGTGATGCTCGCCATTGTTGCCGTATCTTTACTTCCTGCCGTTCTAGGCCTTGCAAAGCGGTATCTCGCGGCACGCAAAGCAGCATAA
- the aroE gene encoding shikimate dehydrogenase, whose translation MEINGQTRMAAVLAYPIKHSLSPFIHNRAFNLLNENGVYLAWELEDKKELGQMINNVRTLHMYGLNISMPYKKSAFEFLDELSEESRLIGAVNTIVNRNGRLVGYNTDGIGFFNALDFKPNNKKMVILGGGGAAIAIIVQAVLLGTKEVIVFARQSASYAPLAQRLQKLAKQTESQIKLWDLADLSRLQEEITESDLLVNATPVGMLDQAMPLSSSIILPSHILLVDTIYKVLETPLLKWGKAQGVQTQNGIGMLIHQAAASFELWTGKKMPVEQISQELEESNEIKC comes from the coding sequence ATGGAAATCAATGGACAAACACGAATGGCTGCCGTACTAGCCTATCCTATCAAACACAGTCTTTCCCCTTTCATTCATAATCGCGCATTTAATCTCTTGAATGAAAATGGAGTGTATCTGGCTTGGGAGTTAGAAGATAAAAAAGAACTGGGACAAATGATAAACAATGTGAGAACTTTGCACATGTATGGGCTTAATATTTCAATGCCTTACAAGAAAAGTGCTTTTGAGTTTCTCGATGAGTTGTCAGAAGAATCGCGACTGATTGGAGCTGTCAATACTATTGTCAATCGGAATGGAAGACTCGTTGGCTATAATACAGATGGAATTGGCTTTTTTAATGCTTTAGATTTTAAGCCCAACAATAAAAAAATGGTAATTTTAGGCGGTGGTGGGGCTGCTATCGCAATTATTGTTCAAGCAGTTTTGCTTGGGACCAAGGAAGTTATTGTTTTTGCAAGGCAATCAGCTTCCTATGCTCCCTTGGCGCAACGCTTGCAAAAACTAGCAAAGCAAACGGAAAGCCAAATAAAACTTTGGGACTTGGCAGATTTATCGCGGTTGCAAGAAGAAATAACGGAGTCGGACTTGCTGGTTAATGCAACACCAGTTGGTATGCTGGATCAAGCAATGCCCCTATCGTCTTCGATTATTTTACCGTCTCATATATTACTTGTGGATACGATATATAAAGTACTGGAAACTCCGCTTTTAAAATGGGGCAAAGCGCAGGGTGTTCAAACTCAGAATGGTATTGGGATGCTTATTCACCAAGCAGCAGCTTCCTTTGAACTATGGACAGGTAAAAAAATGCCGGTTGAACAAATCAGTCAAGAATTGGAGGAAAGCAATGAAATTAAGTGTTAA
- the aroB gene encoding 3-dehydroquinate synthase, producing MKLSVNLPNTPYEIIIQKGELAKVGSWVSNLWQKQKIVLVTDDNVNALYGRSVAEQLEDEGFEVFVFEFPAGESSKILANAERIWNFCAEKGLTRSDGIVALGGGVVGDLAAFAASTYMRGIHFLQIPTSLTAQVDSSIGGKTGVNSTYAKNMIGTFAQPDGVLIDPKVLETLSPRAFREGIGEIVKCALIGDKMLWERLLDLKNEQELLQEAEYFIRAACEVKRRLVVEDQFDQGTRLYLNFGHTIGHAVEAWAGYGQVMHGEAVAIGMVQISKVAESKGLMPKGLTAKIRAMLQKFRLPQTFEPWDEAALFNILTHDKKTRGNKIKTVIVPEIGQAKINEISLEEMREYLR from the coding sequence ATGAAATTAAGTGTTAACCTTCCGAATACTCCCTATGAGATTATTATCCAAAAAGGAGAGTTGGCAAAAGTAGGAAGTTGGGTTTCAAATCTTTGGCAGAAACAAAAGATTGTACTTGTCACAGATGATAATGTGAATGCACTGTATGGTAGGAGCGTAGCTGAGCAGTTAGAAGATGAAGGATTTGAAGTTTTTGTCTTTGAGTTTCCAGCTGGTGAGTCAAGCAAAATATTGGCAAATGCTGAAAGAATTTGGAACTTCTGTGCTGAAAAAGGCCTTACCCGTTCGGATGGAATAGTTGCTTTAGGCGGGGGAGTTGTTGGCGACCTTGCGGCCTTTGCGGCAAGTACGTATATGCGAGGCATTCATTTTTTGCAAATTCCGACAAGTCTCACGGCACAGGTGGACAGTTCAATTGGCGGGAAAACAGGAGTAAATAGTACCTATGCTAAAAATATGATTGGAACTTTTGCTCAGCCAGATGGAGTTCTTATCGATCCAAAAGTACTCGAAACCCTCTCTCCAAGAGCTTTTCGGGAAGGAATCGGAGAAATCGTTAAGTGTGCCTTGATCGGGGATAAGATGCTTTGGGAACGATTGCTAGACCTGAAAAACGAGCAAGAGTTGCTTCAAGAGGCGGAGTACTTTATCAGAGCAGCTTGCGAAGTGAAACGTCGGCTTGTCGTTGAAGATCAATTTGATCAAGGTACAAGGCTGTATTTAAACTTTGGGCATACAATCGGGCATGCTGTGGAAGCATGGGCGGGCTATGGGCAAGTTATGCACGGAGAGGCTGTTGCTATTGGTATGGTTCAAATAAGTAAAGTTGCTGAAAGTAAAGGACTCATGCCCAAAGGATTAACAGCCAAAATCAGAGCTATGCTTCAAAAATTTCGCCTGCCACAAACTTTTGAGCCTTGGGATGAAGCAGCACTTTTTAATATCTTGACACATGACAAGAAAACACGTGGGAATAAAATAAAAACAGTAATTGTGCCAGAAATTGGACAAGCTAAAATAAATGAAATAAGCTTAGAAGAAATGCGGGAGTATTTAAGATGA
- a CDS encoding DUF1697 domain-containing protein, with product MTDLKQEFEAAGFTDVATVLATGNVIFSSKAAPDLSFLPVQAFVKTEQQVKKMLENNPLAIQEDYHIYIFVAEEAFAQIALSEFESLKTAQEAAAVKENTFYWKVPKGSTLGTPFGKILGKKAYKELFTSRNINTMEKIINKI from the coding sequence ATGACTGATCTAAAACAGGAGTTTGAAGCTGCTGGTTTTACAGATGTTGCTACCGTTCTAGCGACAGGAAATGTTATCTTTAGTAGTAAAGCAGCACCAGATTTATCTTTCTTACCTGTACAAGCCTTTGTAAAAACAGAGCAACAAGTGAAAAAAATGCTGGAAAATAATCCTCTTGCTATACAAGAAGATTATCATATCTATATTTTTGTGGCAGAGGAAGCCTTTGCGCAGATTGCTTTATCTGAATTTGAGAGTTTGAAAACAGCACAAGAAGCAGCTGCTGTCAAAGAAAATACTTTTTATTGGAAGGTTCCCAAGGGTTCCACCTTAGGCACCCCTTTTGGTAAGATTTTAGGAAAAAAAGCTTATAAAGAATTATTTACGAGTCGTAATATCAATACAATGGAGAAAATAATAAATAAAATATAA
- a CDS encoding DMT family transporter → MFIYLGIALFAGFLLANQNPINADLRKKVNSPFWASTISQIIGVIFLGGISLGLTGDLFPSVEFVSSHPAWIWIGGLLGPVYVTSNVFLFPRLGAVQTVILPILGQILTGVIIDSFGWFYAVQIPMSPMRIVGVIVTMAGLFIAVVLTSLSKKTERVKDHNEPSLLLWRLWAVISGSFTAIQQAINGHLGTLLHRPFQASFMSFFIGLLAIILVTLSIERRFITKIEIRSIKKWNILGGIWGSFFVLGAVLAVPKIGAGLNIMMAILGQIVGSMLVQQFGWWHSDRYPIKPLQVVGVLVMLVGIVCIKFL, encoded by the coding sequence ATGTTTATCTATCTTGGAATAGCACTTTTTGCGGGTTTTTTACTAGCAAACCAAAACCCGATTAATGCTGATCTTCGCAAAAAAGTAAACTCCCCTTTTTGGGCATCGACAATTTCTCAGATTATTGGGGTTATTTTTCTCGGAGGAATATCACTCGGTTTAACCGGAGATTTATTTCCTTCTGTTGAGTTTGTAAGTAGTCATCCTGCTTGGATTTGGATAGGTGGCTTGTTAGGTCCAGTTTATGTGACTTCCAATGTCTTTCTTTTTCCAAGATTAGGTGCTGTGCAAACAGTGATTTTACCTATCTTAGGACAAATTTTGACTGGAGTGATAATAGATAGCTTTGGCTGGTTTTATGCTGTTCAGATTCCTATGAGTCCGATGCGTATTGTAGGGGTTATTGTTACCATGGCTGGACTTTTTATTGCTGTTGTACTCACTAGCTTGAGTAAAAAAACAGAACGAGTGAAAGACCACAACGAACCGAGTTTACTCTTATGGCGCCTTTGGGCCGTTATATCTGGCTCATTTACCGCCATTCAACAAGCAATCAATGGCCATCTAGGTACTTTACTGCATCGACCTTTTCAAGCTTCTTTCATGTCCTTTTTTATCGGTCTACTTGCCATTATTCTTGTGACCTTATCAATAGAACGACGCTTTATCACGAAAATCGAAATCCGAAGTATTAAGAAATGGAACATTCTTGGTGGAATTTGGGGGTCCTTCTTTGTTCTCGGGGCAGTCTTAGCGGTACCAAAGATTGGAGCAGGGCTCAATATCATGATGGCTATTCTTGGTCAAATTGTCGGTTCAATGTTGGTACAGCAATTTGGCTGGTGGCATTCGGATCGTTATCCGATCAAACCTTTACAAGTCGTTGGTGTCTTGGTTATGCTTGTAGGGATAGTTTGTATAAAATTTTTGTGA
- a CDS encoding DUF1054 domain-containing protein, translating to MFRKKSFEVFDIEGLEPRMDGVRAEIQPVFMKIGEEMRERISQAIPNQDFYLHIAQHRRRTSNAPENTWSAIGRQKRGYKMEPHFQLGIWQEYVFVYLSIIDQPKGQKDFAEKLGQLSALPEGFVLSKDHTKADFYEVNYFPEFVDRLKKVKKSELELGKIWEASRFDGVQDKVILQEMMETVDDLLPIYKQLMKEG from the coding sequence ATGTTTAGAAAAAAATCATTTGAAGTATTTGATATTGAAGGTTTAGAACCACGTATGGATGGGGTTCGTGCGGAAATTCAACCTGTTTTTATGAAAATAGGTGAAGAAATGAGAGAAAGAATCAGTCAGGCTATTCCAAATCAAGACTTCTATCTCCATATCGCACAACACCGTCGTCGTACAAGTAATGCTCCAGAAAACACATGGTCAGCAATTGGACGACAAAAACGAGGATATAAGATGGAACCTCACTTTCAGTTGGGCATTTGGCAAGAATATGTTTTTGTCTATCTCTCTATTATCGATCAGCCTAAAGGACAAAAAGACTTTGCTGAAAAACTGGGCCAGCTTTCGGCACTACCAGAGGGTTTTGTTCTATCTAAAGATCACACCAAGGCTGATTTTTATGAAGTGAACTATTTTCCAGAATTTGTCGATCGTTTAAAAAAAGTGAAAAAGTCAGAACTAGAGCTGGGGAAAATTTGGGAAGCATCACGCTTTGATGGCGTACAAGATAAAGTAATCTTGCAGGAGATGATGGAGACTGTGGATGACTTATTGCCGATTTATAAACAATTGATGAAGGAGGGGTAA